One stretch of Lucilia cuprina isolate Lc7/37 chromosome 6, ASM2204524v1, whole genome shotgun sequence DNA includes these proteins:
- the LOC111686172 gene encoding protein lin-32, which translates to MNLSENYTVFNKYIASSSTLTDFNYASSAEDDSSQYLGSPNSPAAANYTNNINYLDSWPLTPAITPNNTPDYYQQNYNSNNNSYNENSDCALNKTTATKTIKKSKKSTDGGKKIQSQIPTNPPSPTVLKKRRQAANARERKRMNGLNEAFDRLREVVPAPSLEQKLSKFETLQMAQTYIIALMDMLGSDTSDISYNSLYSPASNSSMVSSSFSTDLSLQ; encoded by the coding sequence atgaATCTAAGTGAAAACTATAcagtgtttaataaatatatagccAGTTCAAGTACCTTAACAGATTTCAATTATGCCTCTTCAGCAGAAGATGATAGTTCCCAGTACTTGGGTAGTCCCAATTCTCCTGCAGCAGCcaattatacaaataatattaactacCTGGATTCATGGCCTTTAACTCCGGCCATAACACCCAATAATACACCAGATTATtatcaacaaaattataattccaATAACAACTCTTATAATGAAAATTCCGATTGTGCCTTAAACAAAACTactgcaacaaaaacaataaaaaaatcgaagaaATCCACCGACGGTGGCAAGAAAATACAATCACAAATTCCCACCAATCCACCCAGTCCCACTGTGTTAAAAAAGCGCCGACAAGCAGCCAATGCTCGTGAACGCAAACGTATGAATGGTTTAAATGAGGCATTCGATCGTTTAAGAGAAGTAGTACCCGCCCCCTCGCTAGAGCAAAAGCTTTCGAAATTTGAGACTCTACAAATGGCTCAAACATATATAATAGCTTTAATGGATATGCTAGGTTCGGATACCTCGGATATAAGTTACAATAGTTTATACTCACCCGCCAGCAACAGTAGTATGGTCTCTTCATCATTTTCCACCGATCTCAGTTTGCAGTGA